One region of Eleutherodactylus coqui strain aEleCoq1 chromosome 5, aEleCoq1.hap1, whole genome shotgun sequence genomic DNA includes:
- the LOC136627937 gene encoding uncharacterized protein gives MPHIAKRLRNHNMREMRLFLVLGILLLIARAWTLTPAGKLKLAQTKKGGVVRSYWGWANKTKARQQDEFICEGNHRCIIANFTLGETSGLYVPSNKFKGRSYVIQEGEHPWINIISRVNISCYKLTQGCVAHIDKQFTYEHLSKTLMCKGDQVGRGGTNQTISLKDTYTLLCINGTPIANSLMWLNLLTVLETTPVVHTDNLVRLPHTCKNVSTKQQRTVVQFNISFPVMKSCSRMKREWYDTLLGGIGAGTGVLNSIDLEVMKNKMAGEGRDVSNLVNIQAQWMPSIFLPQHLVLGYNKDVLTLFNLSIGVQNDLFVNMSKFINYTQCSLQYVYMIHEKDKAQSDLMTKNEKLWRNIFKNVIPVASWIRPRTDSVECSDEYCTGEMTFYDVKDTSLMCKFVVLPVVFGPPLYAFQYWLPKFTGTMIDSENKTHGIENCEETLDGLVCGRSTAAYEPCFLQPSVSICDWTVLPTSFHMLIEVGPQYICLVTNQTKTTSMYNLTTPFSGCLQNISVIHWFTETYTFLPDAEAAINYYWHPDAIPMSNLTISLGRIVRLMKDTEHLQKHLDVTNLSLMELEKQTIWVGDKLVSIGNKIQIDTEYNWYDIFTGWSPTAGKMMDFMFHPLLILFLLFILLSVCNLWTFCGIRRQANYLESLPLRYR, from the coding sequence atgcctcacattgcaaaaaggttaagaaaccacaatatgagagaaatgagactattcctggtgcttggaattctcctgcttatcgccagggcctggaccctgacgccagcgggaaagttgaaattggcacaaactaagaaaggaggtgttgttagaagctactggggttgggcaaataaaactaaagccagacagcaagacgagttcatatgtgaaggcaatcataggtgcataatagccaattttacactaggagagaccagtggcttatatgtcccctccaataaatttaaaggtcgttcatatgtcatacaggaaggagagcatccttggataaacattatcagtagagtaaatatctcatgctataaactaacccaaggatgtgtggctcatatagataagcagttcacatatgagcatctttcaaaaacgttaatgtgtaagggtgaccaagttggaagaggaggcacaaaccagacaatatctttaaaagatacatatactctcctgtgcattaatggtactcctatagccaactctctaatgtggttaaaccttttgaccgtcctggaaacaacccctgtggtacacactgacaatttagttaggctcccccatacatgtaaaaatgtctcaaccaaacaacagaggaccgtagtgcagtttaatatatctttccctgtaatgaaatcatgctctagaatgaagagagaatggtacgatactcttcttggaggaataggagcaggcacaggggttttaaattcaatagatttagaagtaatgaaaaataagatggcaggggaaggaagagatgtgtctaatctggtcaatattcaggcacaatggatgccctccatattcctcccccaacatcttgtattaggatataataaggatgtattaacgctttttaatctgagtattggggttcaaaatgatttgtttgtaaatatgagtaaattcataaactatacacaatgtagcctgcaatatgtatatatgattcacgagaaggataaagcacagtcagatttgatgacaaagaatgaaaaattgtggagaaatattttcaagaatgtaattccagtagcatcctggatacggccccggactgatagtgtagaatgctctgatgaatattgcactggagaaatgactttttatgatgtaaaggacacaagcctcatgtgtaagtttgtagtactacctgtggtgttcggaccgcctctatatgctttccaatattggttgcccaagttcacaggtactatgattgatagtgaaaataaaacccatggcatagagaactgtgaagaaacactggatggcctagtatgcggacggagtacagccgcatatgagccatgtttcctgcagccttcagtcagcatatgtgattggacggtgctacctacgtctttccatatgctgatagaagttggcccccaatatatatgcttggttaccaaccaaactaaaaccaccagtatgtataatctcaccactccattttctggatgtttacagaacatatcggtgatacattggtttacagaaacttacacctttttgccagatgctgaagctgcaataaattattactggcacccagatgctatccctatgtcaaatctgactatatccttgggtagaattgtaagactaatgaaagacactgaacaccttcaaaagcatttggatgttactaacctctcccttatggaattagaaaaacaaactatatgggtaggagataagttggtcagcataggtaataaAATCCAGATAGACACcgaatataactggtatgatatttttactggatggtcacctacagcaggaaagatgatggattttatgtttcacccattactaatcctgtttcttttgttcattcttttgagtgtttgcaacttatggacattctgtgggatacggagacaagcaaattatctggaatcgctccctctacgatatcgttaa